In a single window of the Papaver somniferum cultivar HN1 chromosome 8, ASM357369v1, whole genome shotgun sequence genome:
- the LOC113305035 gene encoding F-box protein CPR1-like, producing the protein MSMWRLPEEIEVDIFLKLPVNSILACRCVCKPWCGLLTKPKFIKDHLDLTIQSNNNNNPRLMFGQSQYDQGKNPIINSVDYKSISSSSSSSASDFPEMKVVSMEYPFEKINTKAIVFLGSCTGLICLGVSNNGTSINEKNWICIWNPSTGEYIDIKLHILEFREKASYCYRYGFGYGSNIDDYKLVQISGYDNCWSQIVKVCTIGSKCWKTIQSKHPYVFSGQLHENLHGVFINGVLHWSGATKATFGITGKHIVCFDINEERFMDIPFPEETVLPLQQHQETYREVGVLGDCLCVVFSVIGTRTDVWVMQDYGVRESWTKIFTTTQETMTRDRFLKPIWSFENGDILVHSCGQSSLCNHNNGNTTRKVLFDGINMGRYPESYVESLVSLKSRTYVKKRITNGNKESSDED; encoded by the coding sequence ATGTCAATGTGGAGACTTCCGGAAGAGATTGAGGTAGATATTTTTCTCAAATTACCAGTGAATTCAATCTTAGCATGTAGATGTGTGTGCAAGCCATGGTGTGGTCTACTTACTAAACCTAAATTTATCAAGGATCACCTTGATCTTACAATTCAAAGTAACAATAATAACAATCCTAGACTCATGTTTGGTCAATCTCAGTATGATCAAGGTAAGAACCCTATCATTAATTCCGTAGATTAcaaatcaatttcatcatcatcatcatcatcagcttcaGATTTCCCAGAAATGAAAGTTGTTTCGATGGAGTACccatttgaaaaaataaatactAAAGCTATTGTATTTCTGGGTTCTTGCACTGGATTGATATGCTTGGGTGTTTCTAACAATGGAACGAGTATTAATGAGAAAAACTGGATTTGTATCTGGAACCCATCAACTGGTGAATATATAGATATCAAATTGCACATATTGGAATTTCGGGAGAAAGCAAGCTACTGTTACAGATATGGGTTTGGCTATGGCAGCAACATCGATGATTACAAGTTAGTGCAAATTTCTGGTTATGATAACTGTTGGAGCCAAATTGTTAAAGTATGTACGATAGGATCCAAGTGTTGGAAAACTATTCAAAGCAAACACCCTTACGTATTTTCTGGTCAGCTGCACGAAAATCTTCACGGGGTGTTTATTAATGGTGTTCTTCACTGGTCAGGTGCTACGAAAGCCACTTTTGGAATCACTGGTAAACAtatagtttgttttgatattaacgAAGAGAGATTCATGGATATTCCATTTCCTGAAGAAACTGTGCTACCTCTACAACAACATCAGGAAACGTATAGAGAAGTAGGGGTGTTGGGAGACTGCCTTTGTGTAGTGTTTTCTGTCATAGGTACCCGAACGGATGTATGGGTGATGCAAGATTATGGAGTAAGAGAATCTTGGACTAAAATATTTACCACTACCCAGGAAACAATGACCAGAGATCGGTTTTTGAAGCCGATATGGTCTTTTGAAAATGGTGACATTCTAGTTCATTCTTGCGGACAGTCGAGTTTATGCAATCATAATAATGGAAACACCACTAGAAAGGTTCTATTTGATGGTATTAATATGGGAAGGTATCCAGAAAGTTATGTGGAGAGCCTGGTTTCTCTTAAATCGAGAACATATGTGAAGAAAAGGATTACAAATGGAAATAAGGAGTCTAGCGACGAAGATTGA